A genomic window from Salvia hispanica cultivar TCC Black 2014 chromosome 5, UniMelb_Shisp_WGS_1.0, whole genome shotgun sequence includes:
- the LOC125189108 gene encoding dual specificity protein phosphatase PHS1 isoform X5, protein MASHSNSSPPKERDGMAADDQKDETRFNYHKEEEDREIDLAGTEPETPLPLTVTSRVLYMLGDITAGPAYRFAQWLELVRKRSSKYRASGFPHRPHHTESMPLSLEEYNVDLKTSPPEQATEISLWDRLGKSDMLDIDSSSFSWNTLSSLHHTEHSSSTEQSEDEMTRPLEVTVNSGGVVFFALFNQPEHDESSPKEAAAVIKFASSRMATQSERLGYEFAKWLGVKTPQARVIHNASPEWQQIKEAAEKAKDSAVAEGDEIGEMTCSELLEALELSRCLLVMNYVHGSPLLETSNAFESREVAEKTGSALGRILMLDLVIRNEDRLPCRHLRWRGNTANLLWAEKAAGANMDALELAFDSAINRYRPKVIRALQKERRATSIDSSRLSPPQPALVSQSSDVSDILESPKSSNMSVKSLSLNESGCNDLHILAIDSGVPRRPPAGKRTNDQANYPKLVELLINSSEYASQLLNEITSGKLGTSPENADVTTDIREYEMTSVVQSFRSGFRAALRDLQGFHIFLLTLHQKLDGLLRIFLNIVNKSTCGDLDKEDLVVPESPSHAHFLPSPSRDRGSSDNTSDVNESESQRVGPRQPSSGFRESLDSCSPISRDNWHGKSGRGSGEPLRSLRLTSKLRDFHKFAKMDAELNKELEQWTDMLKNDAIKLCQENNFTTGFFEGSDSNYMVDAYELKVRLEHILERIGLISEAANTEKPSPISGSLFIDM, encoded by the exons ATGGCTTCTCACTCCAATTCCTCACCACCAAAGGAGAGAGATGGAATGGCCGCTGATGATCAAAAGGACGAAACACGATTCAATTATCAt AAAGAGGAGGAAGACAGAGAGATTGATCTGGCAGGCACCGAGCCTGAAACCCCCTTGCCCCTTACTGTCACTTCAAGG GTACTGTATATGTTAGGGGATATTACAGCAGGTCCTGCTTATAGGTTTGCACAATGGCTTGAGCTTGTTCGCAAGCGCAGCAGTAAGTATCGGGCCTCAGGGTTTCCTCACCGGCCTCATCACACTGAGAGCATGCCCTTAAG TTTAGAAGAATATAACGTTGATTTAAAAACATCCCCACCTGAGCAAGCCACAGAAATCAGCTTGTGGGACAGACTTGGTAAATCTGACATGTTAGACATTGATTCAAGCTCCTTCTCCTGGAACACACTTTCTTCGCTTCACCATACGGAGCATAGCAGCAGTACAGAGCAGTCTGAGGATGAAATGACCAGACCACTGGAG GTCACCGTTAATTCTGGCGGAGTTGTTTTTTTCGCGCTATTTAACCAACCAGAACATGATGAGTCTTCTCCCAAGGAAGCTGCGGCAGTCATAAAATTTGCATCATCAAGGATGGCTACCCAATCGGAGAGACTTGGCTATGAATTTGCTAAGTGGCTAGGTGTCAAAACTCCACAA GCTAGGGTCATTCATAATGCCAGCCCTGAATGGCAGCAAATAAAGGAAGCTgcagaaaaagcaaaagattCTGCCGTTGCAGAAGGGGATGAAATTGGTGAAATGACTTGTTCAGAACTTCTGGAAGCTCTTGAGCTTAGTCGCTGCCTTCTGGTGATGAA TTATGTCCATGGATCTCCGTTATTGGAAACCTCAAATGCTTTTGAGTCACGAGAAGTTGCAGAAAAGACTGGATCAGCGCTTGGCAGGATTTTGATGTTAGACCTTGTTATTAGAAATGAAGATCGCCTTCCTTGTCGCCATCTCAGGTGGCGTGGAAACACAGCAAATTTGCTGTGGGCTGAAAAAGCTGCTGGCGCAAATATGGATGCGCTAGAGTTGGCTTTCGATTCAGCAATCAATAGATATAGACCAAAAGTTATTCGGGCACttcaaaaggaaagaagagcAACTTCCATAGACAGTAGTAGACTAAGCCCTCCGCAACCTGCATTGGTATCGCAGAGTTCTGATGTTTCTGATATTCTAGAATCTCCAAAATCTAGCAATATGAGTGTAAAGAGTCTTTCTTTGAATGAGTCAGGATGTAATGATCTTCATATTCTGGCAATAGACTCTGGGGTACCTCGAAGACCACCAGCTGGAAAACGTACAAATGACCAAGCAAATTACCCTAAGCTAGTTGAGCTCCTCATAAACAGTTCGGAGTACGCATCACAGCTGTTGAATGAAATAACCAGTGGAAAACTGGGGACATCGCCAGAAAATGCTGATGTAACGACTGATATACGGGAATATGAAATGACCTCAGTTGTACAATCATTCAGAAGTGGATTTCGAGCAGCACTCAGGGACTTGCAGGGATTTCATATTTTCCTTCTTACTCTTCACCAGAAACTAGATGGTCTTTTGAgaatttttctcaatattgtaaataaatctACTTGCGGTGATCTTGACAAAGAGGATCTGGTGGTTCCTGAATCACCGTCTCATGCCCACTTTCTACCTTCACCTAGCAGGGATCGGGGCTCCAGTGATAACACTTCAGATGTAAATGAGTCAGAATCACAGAGAGTAGGGCCGAGACAGCCATCTAGCGGATTTAGAGAAAGTTTAGATAGCTGTTCTCCAATATCACGCGACAATTGGCATGGAAAGTCAGGCAGGGGGAGTGGAGAGCCCTTACGTAGCTTGCGATTGACGTCAAAGCTTCGTGACTTCCACAAATTTGCAAAG ATGGATGCAGAACTAAACAAAGAATTAGAACAGTGGACTGACATGCTTAAGAATGATGCAATTAAACTGTGCCAGGAGAATAATTTCACTACCGGGTTCTTTGAAGGCAGTGATAGCAATTATATGGTTGATGCTTATGAGCTAAAG GTCAGGCTCGAGCACATTCTTGAGAGAATAGGATTAATATCTGAAGCAGCAAACACGGAAAAACCATCACCAATATCAGGCAGTCTGTTTATCG ATATGTGA